In Haloimpatiens massiliensis, the following are encoded in one genomic region:
- the abc-f gene encoding ribosomal protection-like ABC-F family protein: MFELSLNGVKKYMDATLVLKNITFQVYAGEKVGIVGVNGSGKSTILKLIAGVEPMNYCVGYPGATSPGYDEGFICLPKEAKCAYLEQIPQYDKNLKVVDVLKLAFKEVYSIEKEMRELEEKMKFLEDNALEKALKQYSKLTQLYEVKGGYNTEEKLSKICTGLKFHDSFLEKDFNLLSGGEKTTVVLGKLLIDNPDILLLDEPTNHLDMDSIEWLEEYLKNYNGIVIIVSHDRYFLDNIVTKIVEIEDMESITYKGNYSQYIKQKEENTRIQYENFREQQKKINSMEKTVKELRDWAIRADNNKFFRRATSIQIKLDKMDRIDKPVFEKQNMKLNLKSAQRSGNETIKAIGVSKSFEDKVIFKDADLLINFGERVALIGPNGSGKTTFLKLLLGEEQPDAGVVELGANVMAAYLPQKITFKNEELTVLECFREDICILEGKAREYLSKFMFYGKSVFKKVKNLSGGEKIRLKLGKLLFEDINLLILDEPTNHLDIDSIETLEEALEDFKGTIFFISHDRYFINKIGERVISIEENAFKSYPGNYDYYKNVKDDLSLKVIKEPVVKREKVKKPRNIDGSKKKELEVAKIETKVESLESEIKEIDLAMADSKLHYEQLDKLYSRKEELSKELDGVMEVWLSLNN; encoded by the coding sequence ATGTTTGAATTATCGTTAAATGGTGTAAAAAAATATATGGATGCTACACTTGTTCTTAAAAATATAACATTTCAAGTTTATGCAGGAGAAAAAGTTGGTATAGTGGGGGTTAATGGAAGTGGTAAAAGCACTATTCTTAAATTAATAGCGGGAGTAGAGCCTATGAATTATTGTGTTGGCTATCCCGGGGCTACAAGCCCTGGATATGATGAAGGATTTATTTGTTTGCCCAAAGAAGCTAAATGTGCTTATCTTGAACAAATTCCTCAATATGATAAGAATTTAAAGGTTGTTGATGTTTTAAAATTAGCTTTCAAGGAAGTTTATAGTATAGAAAAAGAAATGCGCGAATTAGAAGAGAAAATGAAATTTTTAGAAGATAATGCATTAGAAAAAGCCTTGAAACAGTACAGTAAATTGACTCAATTATATGAAGTTAAAGGCGGATACAATACAGAAGAAAAATTAAGTAAGATTTGTACGGGTTTGAAATTTCATGACAGCTTTTTAGAAAAGGATTTTAATTTATTAAGCGGTGGTGAAAAAACTACAGTAGTACTTGGAAAGCTACTGATTGATAATCCTGATATATTACTATTAGATGAGCCTACAAATCATTTGGATATGGACTCAATTGAATGGCTTGAAGAGTATCTTAAAAATTACAATGGAATTGTAATTATAGTATCTCATGATAGATATTTCCTAGATAATATAGTGACAAAGATTGTAGAGATAGAGGATATGGAATCCATAACCTATAAGGGCAACTATTCTCAATATATAAAGCAAAAAGAAGAAAACACGCGCATCCAATATGAGAATTTTAGAGAACAACAGAAAAAGATAAATTCTATGGAAAAGACTGTGAAGGAATTAAGAGACTGGGCTATAAGGGCTGATAATAATAAATTCTTTAGAAGAGCAACAAGTATACAAATAAAGCTTGATAAAATGGATAGAATAGATAAGCCAGTTTTTGAAAAACAAAATATGAAATTAAACTTAAAATCTGCACAACGTTCAGGCAATGAGACAATCAAGGCAATAGGGGTATCTAAGAGTTTTGAAGATAAGGTTATTTTTAAGGATGCAGATTTATTGATTAATTTTGGTGAAAGAGTAGCCCTAATAGGTCCAAATGGCAGTGGCAAAACTACTTTTTTAAAACTTTTATTAGGTGAAGAGCAGCCGGATGCTGGTGTAGTGGAATTAGGTGCCAATGTAATGGCGGCGTATTTGCCTCAGAAAATTACTTTTAAAAACGAGGAACTCACTGTGCTAGAGTGTTTTAGGGAAGATATTTGTATATTAGAGGGGAAGGCCCGTGAATATTTGTCAAAATTCATGTTCTATGGTAAGAGTGTCTTTAAAAAAGTAAAGAATTTATCAGGAGGAGAGAAAATAAGGCTGAAGCTTGGCAAATTGCTATTTGAAGATATAAATTTATTGATACTAGATGAGCCTACGAACCATCTTGATATTGACTCCATAGAAACCTTAGAGGAAGCTCTGGAAGATTTTAAAGGAACTATATTCTTTATCTCCCACGATAGGTATTTTATCAATAAAATAGGTGAAAGAGTTATCTCTATTGAGGAAAATGCTTTTAAAAGTTATCCTGGCAATTATGATTATTATAAAAATGTAAAAGATGATCTGAGCCTTAAAGTCATTAAGGAACCAGTGGTAAAGCGTGAAAAAGTTAAGAAACCAAGAAATATTGATGGAAGCAAAAAGAAAGAATTAGAAGTGGCTAAAATTGAAACAAAGGTTGAAAGTCTTGAAAGTGAAATAAAAGAGATTGATTTAGCTATGGCTGACTCAAAATTACATTATGAACAGCTTGATAAATTATATTCTAGGAAAGAGGAATTAAGTAAAGAGTTGGATGGAGTTATGGAAGTTTGGTTAAGTCTTAATAACTAG